The Ochotona princeps isolate mOchPri1 unplaced genomic scaffold, mOchPri1.hap1 HAP1_SCAFFOLD_2975, whole genome shotgun sequence nucleotide sequence AGCCAGCGACGGTAATGTAGGGCATCAGTCAGTCCGCGCGCACAGGTCTCCATGCATGTGTCTGCACTTCAAGATTATGCATCACAGTAGTAGCTACTTACATCGCCACGTACGCAGACTATATGATGGCGTATGTCGGAACTGATAGAGCTATACGCGTACACGTACAGTGATCACACGAATGGCTGCGAAGCTCTTCAGACGTTGAGACATACCCGTAGCAGTCTAGTATGCTGGACACATAGATTACACACATCTGTTCCATGTAagtcacatacacatatatgtatatatacgtgtaagtatatatatgtatacataagcGCATCACGAGACATACATCCTGTATGCGGGCAAATGTGGAAGGGCGCTGATAGAGTACACCGACGAGTATGCGTCCAGAAATATCGAATAGGGAACTGTAGTACGTGACAGACAAGACTGGGACGCGACACGCGTTCCTCCAGGTTAGTGTGAAACTTCTCAGTACACACGTATTTCACCACGGCATGGCGGTGTAGTAGTAATGGCTGCAGTGGCGAGAAGATGTAGCTATTTATGCCTGCATAAGAGGGTCTGATCTGATATCTTCATGGTGATGTCAGAGACTGCTGCAGCAGAGCGATGTGAAAAAGGTGTTGCTGTCGTTTTCTCTGTTGCTCGTGCTGTGGCTGCTGAGGTTTTTTAGGGGCACCCCGCTGCTGAAGGGGCTTTGATTCTTAGACGCCGAGAAGCATCTTCCGGGGATCCTCCACATAGTCGCGAATCAGGCGCAAGAAAGTCACTGCCTCTCTTCCATCAATTAGTCGATGGTCATATGTTAGAGCCACGTACCTGTGAGATGTATTTCATTGAGGCCAAGCAGAACATGCATGCCTGTCAGTGTTTCGATCTCTGGAGATTTGTTACAATAGATTTTTCTTGTCTCGTTCCATTCTCCTCTTGAAAGGTGTGCCATGGTACTATGCTTGTGTGGCGCAGTAGTTACGTGGACAGTACAGCTCGCTTCACTAGATATTCCCCCCTTTCAAGTATCCAATAGACTGCGCTCACCTTCCACACCAGAAATCGCCGTCTTGCTAGTCACATGATTAAAAGGACTTGTGTCTACAGGTGCGTATGCGTTGTACTAATGAAATCTCCCAGTTTGATCGGTACACatgtttcttgctttctctctataaacatacatataaatatatacatatatatatgtatgcatctaTGAAATGTGTTATACACACGCCCCTCTGTGTTCTCTGAACGAGTAATCTATGTAAACGAAGCAAatatctcctcctttctttttcttcctttctctctcttcctctttgaatctcactctctctgtattCTTACGTATCTGTGCACTCCCAGCCTATAGCGCATCTTTGGCGCAAGCAGACTTACGACGGTCGTCGCATCCCCTCACTGGGGTGCTGGTCCATGAAGCAGGCTTCATCAAATGCAAAATAGCGAGGATTGAAAGAACgcacagcaacagcaccagcactttcctcctcccctccctgataTTCCAGAAGCAATAAGGCAGGGGCTAGGTGAACCCATAGATGTAATAGCAGTTGTCAAAAGTACTCAAGCAGCAAAGATCGCAGCGAATTATAGTAGgattagtactactactactacaacccctgctgctgggaaaaaaaagatcCCACCTCTGTTTTATCTCCGTTTACGAGAGAGACATCGTTGTATGTGCAGCAGGAACACGAACAATAGTTGTAGGACATAATGATACTCACATCATTGGCCGAATAACAATCTGGTCGTCCCTAACAACAGCGCGCTTGGTGACCGCATGCATCCCTGCAAGATATAACGGGAGagacgcagcagcagcagaagcaccgCATGCAGAAAACGAAGAGTAGACAAACGCATAGATATTATTACTTGAAATAGCAAGAGAAACACTGACCTGCGTGCATGGAGGAAGTCACTTTTTTGTGCGATCGTGATATTAGTGGACCAGCAGCGCATGAGCGAGCATCTGCTGCGGTAGTAGAAAGGGAACCATACAAATTTTGTATGTCTAGGGTAGCATTCGTGCACATGTATTGAACATacgcatacatatatgtatgtctatgtggacacatacacatatatatacatattcatatacatatatatgtatatgcatacgtacacatactatatatgtatatgctggCATGTACATACGGGCGGACACCTTATTTATTGCATGTTGTCGTGCAAGGCTAGCCCACAGTATCGTGTGCAAGTGGTTATACGCATAGCAGCAACTGCAAGGAAATAAGCAGCAGAACTCACACCAAGCAAAATGTTGAAATGCAGTAGACACCAGCAAACACACGATAATGCATGTGACCCCTCGAGAAAATACGGGACTAGCGATTACTCATAAAAGTATCTGCCGCATGCAGGTGCAGCAAAAATTACGCAGCGTAAGGACAGCACGCGCCCGtcggcaggtgcagcagcagcaggagcagcatggCAGCTGTTGGTGGAACCGTGGCGACACCATGTGGGGGAGAAGccgcagcagaagcagcaacaccccccgcagcagctgcagcagcagcgccACAAGTTACACTAGCACATCCTCGAGCGCTACGAGGAGCATCAGCAGCAGCTCTTGCAGTAGCAGCAGCGGCACCCAAATGAGTAGCAACCCACCATGCAGAAGCAGCACAAGCAGCACCATCAttgcctgcagcagcagcggcagcggcaggaCGTGCACTCTCGGCAAACAAATCTTCAGGGACACatatctatacacacatacacacagagacatgtttactactactactatcatcaGGACGTAATATAAATATCACCTAACACCAAGAAATCCATACGTCCTTCTTCTTTGAAGATGCATGTATTCCCACTGGTCTACAAATGCGAGCACTAGAGTGCATTCACACGACCAGGAAGCTGCGGGACTCTCCAGCAGCCGCAATAGTGTGGGCGACAGCAGAAGCAAACGGTAGGGCGCGTTACGGCAGCAGCCCTGGCACAGAGTGCGGAGCAGCTGCACCTGCACATCCGTAAGAACAGCAGCAGCGTCTCAAGCCGCGAAGTTCCTTGACGACACATACTCATATTTCAATTTCTCTTGCTCGTCTCCTGTTTTATCAGGAGACAACAGAAAACACGCAACTGACGATATATGTATAGGCAACATAATATATGAATGACTACCTAGGCCGCTTCAAGTACTAAAGGGTCGTCGGCGGCAAATGCGTGCGCTTATATGGAGTGATGATACTAGCGACAACAGCTGcattatttctttgtgtgtgtggccCTCCCTGCTGCCTGTTACATTCCCTCTGTgcgtgtttttgtgtgtgtgtttgtgtgtacgtgtgtgggtgtgcctctctctatctgtctctctctttcaccgtaattgctttttaaatgtcCCGCTGTCATTGTGCGTGTTTGCTTTGTGGGTGCCTCTATGTCTACTTTTCTGAGTATGTATTATTGGCCGAATCTAAACAGGAGTGTGTCAATGTGTTTGTCTTCCACGCGATAATATACAAGAGAGCAGTAGCagcaagatctctctttttctctctctttctttcgcaaacacaaacacacatacacacgcaaacACACCCATCCACCagccacatacatacacagcGTAGACGTGAATAGGACATGCAGCGAACAACTCCTCAGACATATACATACATCACATACTCGAAAGCATGCAGCAAAAACAACTTTTCAGACACAAGCATTCACAACATACATGTGCAAAGGACATGCAGCATACATTCTAGAGAGGTAACGCACCGAGAATGGAGCTCTGAGGAGGATTAATTATTGGAGTTCCCATCATGCTGCCGTAGACGCCACCTAAAACAAAAGACAACACAGCAGCAGCTACATTTGCGCGGAAAGCGTGGGAACGTTGCACTATCACGCGCGGGGTAGAGAAGAACACTCCCGAGAGGTTTCTGCCAGAAGCGACTGCGCCTGGAAGCCGTGGTAGTACTGCAGATACACACCTAGCAGAGACTAATCCTGTCGCAAAGAAAGTAACTCTGTGTCTTTTGTAAGTTCATCTCTGCTAAATAAAACGTGTGTCTTTGCATAACAAGTATTTCTATGAGGTGAGTAGTATATATGACAGCACAGTCAGCGCCTGTGCAGACATACTGCGGTTCTCCACAGTGGATACAGAACTTCCCGTTCGGAGACCAAGCCACTACTGTATGACAAGGAGACatgtaaacatacacacacacaaacatatgcgGATATATCATGAGTAATTGTTTTGCAAAACCGAACAGAAAGAATGCGACCTTAACAATCTGCAAGGAAAAGACACATAGGCCCAAACACAGAGATAGAAGGGGTAAAACAAAGGTCGCGGTAGTTTTATCTCTTACACGCCAAGCCGTACACTTCGCAGCTCGTGACACACCACCACCCTTCGCCGACTACCTgtgcctatacatatatatatgtacatacacatacgtGTCTACTCCCATGGATACATCTACGCATATGTACACGCATATAAAGGGTTCTCTACCAGCATGCGCATACCATTGGATATTGTGAAAGTTCCACCAGCCATATCTTCCAGTGCTATTTGACCTCGACGAGCGCGTTCTGCTAGCGACGCGAGATCCTAAAAAGAAATTCGTAAAGGAgataacatacacacacacacacacacacgcacacatacacacacacacacacatataaaaagaGGGGAAGATGCATAGGTGGTGCGCACAGCAGGTTTTGCGTTTGTTTGACTACTTCGTTTGCTTTCACCCTGTTACTCAACACTTTCACACACGGTCAGGAAAGAAGGagcctgctctttttttttgtgactgtcctctctctttccctctgtcgctctatctgtgtctctgtgtcaaCACGGTGTGTCTCCGCAAGGGAAGCGCAGGAACATGTGGAAGGAAGACCACATACTAGTAGTAATTCTCTTGCTACAAGTATTAGTAGTTGAGATGCTGCAGTATTGATGAAATACTCTTGGTTTTCTCAGTGTTGTTTTCTCGTACTACAAGTAGACCAATACACATCAAACACAACACGACACACACCCGCAAAATATAGATGGTCACGAGATCCATTTGAAAACTCGAGTGGAACGTAGTTTGCAGTCAACGCTCCTCTCCGTAAAACAACACgacccacacatacatacaaacaacACACAGACGCACCCCAGCgtacacacagaaatacatacttacatacatatatgtaaagaCGCACATCAAACGTACCCAACTATATACATAATCACATGCATAATACATGTATACAATAttatacacagacacagacatcTCTTTGTTTGAAAAGAGGTCACACATTTGCATACAGCGTAGACACGCCCCTcagtatatgtacatacatatacatacacgtaCAACATACGTTGACAATATCGCGGAAAATACAATACCGACATGTACTATTGTGCGTACATCTATCTACACCCGAGGTtgtactacatatatatatatatgtgagctCCATATTGATTCATATACCCTCTGTAGGGCTATCTACAACCCACGTTCCACTACATACATATACGTGTAAGTAAAGTTACATTTGCATACAGGGTAGACAGGCTCCTCAGTATGTACGTGTATATACTCGTCCAGCATGCACTGATAATATCGCGGTAAATACAATATTGACATGTACTACGGTGGGTACACTCGAACTAAAAATGTGGGCTCTACTGACACACTCTCATTTACACagttctctcgctctctctctgtatccatATATATGTAAACTACATATGCGGCTGATTACATAGTATACGTATGTACTCATGATATATACATGAATATCTATCTACACatcgttctctctctttctatatcgATATATATCAAGAGAGACACTCAGACACAGacgtatgcatacatatatatatatatatatatatatatatatgaggcaCACACAGAATTCACACACTgctgtagatatatatatatatatatgtgcaagaTAGATACAtgaacataaatacataaatatatgtattgtgTAGGAGAGACCCTCATGAACACAGCTACACATACATTATTTATATAGACGTATACAGTTTCCCCCTACGTATATAATCTATATATCATACTCACTACATACGTCTACAAACAAGCTTTCACTTGAATATAGAtagacataaatatatatatacgtaaacatatacatttatatgtatatgccCTCATATTGATGCTGCTTTTAAAGTCAACTAGAAATTATACGTCTACTCAATATTCTAACGGGCTCGTGAATGTGTGTGCGTGGGGACTGAAGTACAAAATGCATGCTCAGAGAACTGGATTCTGCATTATTACGTACGTAAGTGATCTGACAACAACTAacgcatatatatatttatatatagcatttatctatatatttatatatatatatttctctctctatatatgtatatatgtgtatacgggTTGTGCGCAGGTGTGTGCGAATGCTCTCGTAATACATTTCTACTCGAGTCAAACGTCTCGTTCCATACGGAGGCACCCCCGCACACAACAACACGTATAAATATTCTCTTCACACCTCCCGCACCCTACAGACACACAGTATGTGTATGAatgtacgtacatatatatatatatatatacatatacgttttttcatatatgtgtgtatagagaGTCCTGTTGCATGTATGACTAAGATACTATTGCTAATACTAATAGTACTACTACTAtaacatacatatgtacacatatagaTATGACATACACTTATTCGAGTACCAGAGCACCTACGCACTGGACGCAGAAGTATGTagtaatgagagagagagctgtaTATGATTTTGTGCAAGGGAAAGTGAAATCACACATgcacagagaaggaagacaggtatagaaagagaaaagagaaactttttattttctcttcttgtgACTGAAAGTAATACCTTCTCGAGTTGTGCCCACGATTTTCTGTTGCAGTCTCGTACTACTGGCACCACCAGACCGTTTGGTGTCGCCACGGCAACGCTGATGTCCACGTAGTTCTTGTAGACAATTTCTTTTCCCTCTATGTCTAGTTTGTTGTATACCAACAGTCGTTCATACAGACACATCaagagataaacacacacacagagacacatgcaTACAATGAAAGAGCAAATGCAGCGGTGTGACAGACGCAAAGTGACAAAAGACAGGGTGCCACATGCACACACTACGGGCACCTACAGTAACAGCAATAGCAATAGCAGCGCGTGTAGCTGCTATCACACGGGAGCAATAGAGCAACAtcacagcaaaaacaacaacTACAACAACAAAGACAGCAGCAACAGTCGCACCCGCAACAGTACTAGTAGCAGTAGCAAGAGAAACaacggcagcagcaacagcacccgcaacagtagcagcagctacagtgccagcagcaacagcaactcTGAAGAGTAGTATGTACCACAAAATACAAACGTATTCTAAGtaacagtaacagcagcagcactagaaAAAAGTGGACAGACAGTATCAAGCAACACTAAGAACAGCGTTACAGAAACTATCAGAAAAGTGCATCCATGCGTACCGCATGgtacatacagagagacagagagagagacaaatagacCCACATGCACGAAGACATACTCATATTCACACGCATGTAAATATGTAGACACAGATAAACGAAAATATCTCATCTCGTGACTAAACACAGACGTATATACAAACGTGgctatatgtgcacacacacttaAAAGGAGACGCAGAGGAGGCGACAACTATAGACATACaccttcacatatatatataatcacatatgtatatatatatatatgtggcttCATGTATCCATACATTTCAGGTGTATACATAGAGAGCGACATACATCTTTCTGTACGTATGAATTCATGagcagatacatacatacatacacacacacacaacacacaaaaacACGAACACATTCTACATCCTTCCCCATGAGCAGGTGAGCGCTCACAGAGCGCAGTAATGACAGCAGCCAGTGCAGCGAGTGACATACCGCTCctcgtgtgtatatatatacatacacatactggGGGTGCACTatgttgttatatatatatatatatgtatatgtgaatatatggggataggtgtatatatatatgtgtatgtatataaggCAAGgtctacacatatatacacacatatatatatatatatatatataagacaaggtccatacatatatacacacgcacatacatatatatatatatatatatgtatatatgacagggtacatacatatatacacacatatatagaagacaaggtctatatatatatacacacgcatatatataagACAAggtctatacatatatacacacgcatatatataagACAAggcctatacatatatacacacgcacacatatatacatgtatgtatatatgacagggtacatacatatatacacacatatatagaagacaaggtctatatatatatatatatatatatacacgcatatatatataagacaaggtctatacatatatacacacgcatatatataagACAAggcctatacatatatacacacatatatataagacaaggtctatacatatatacacacgcatATATACACCTACCCTATAGTAAGTGATTTCTGAGTGTAAGTGTCGTGCCGACCCTATAAGAAGTGATTCCAAGGGTACGGGTAGTGTACGCCCTCCCCTGCACACCCCGCAAGCGTTTGGCAGCGAACGACAATTTCCATCAACTCAATATGAAGGCAACGGGCTCCCCCAGCACTGCATTGTGTGCATGTACAtctttcacatgcacacacacacacacatataaacacatacatctctcacacacacacacacagaggagacacaTATTCCACCAGTGAGCAAAAGAAGAAGAGGCATTGTGTACACACAGACTATGAATACACAATCACACACAAacgtatatacacacacgtatacacacagcCCACCACGCGGGAAGAAGACACAGTAGAAAGGGGATGTGCTGTGTGTACGAGATCGTATCTACCTCCccacgcacaaacacacatactcgcacatatatacatacactcacTAGAAACATACACGGgaaaaaaagaaggcaaaagaaaaatatagacACAGTCCAAGCGCAGAGTATTTAATCATCGTGTGTTAGGTCCATACACCCAACACACATGTGTGTGATGGGTGCCGAAAGAAATTGTTCAGACACAAACATGAATCGacatgcacacacaacacacacacacacacatacagagaggataTCGGCAAAAGAAAAGATAGAGGAAGAAacctgtttgtgtttgtgtgtgtgtttgtgtgtgggtgtgagcaACCCGCTCATGTAATCTGCCGTTGTCTCCACACACatatatccacacacacacacacaagcggTCACCCACAGACATACGTGGCGCAAAAAGAaaacgagagagggagagagagagacgaaagaaggaagaggaggagggcaaTGAGGGGTACGAGAGAAAGACTTACACGCATTAACCTCCGGTACTTTCTTTATCGCCTGACTGGCTGCCAACATGAAAGCAGATACAAAGCCTGAAGAGAAATCAAAAAatttacatatgcacacac carries:
- the LOC131479457 gene encoding dihydrolipoyllysine-residue succinyltransferase component of 2-oxoglutarate dehydrogenase complex, mitochondrial-like, whose translation is MTRMRQRIAERLKAAQNAAAMLTTFNEVDMGNLMALRSELNGPFQEAHGVKMGFVSAFMLAASQAIKKVPEVNAYIEGKEIVYKNYVDISVAVATPNGLVVPVVRDCNRKSWAQLEKDLASLAERARRGQIALEDMAGGTFTISNGGVYGSMMGTPIINPPQSSILGMHAVTKRAVVRDDQIVIRPMMYVALTYDHRLIDGREAVTFLRLIRDYVEDPRKMLLGV